A single genomic interval of Syntrophorhabdus sp. harbors:
- a CDS encoding NAD(+)/NADH kinase, which yields MKTIHVVCKREKKDALDIAGEIVRRFGDRSNIVIEEEAAAQMGYGATFEMEHVGEGADFIVVLGGDGTLLSVSRHGKGSEVPIIGVNLGSLGFLTETSTEEFATTLTKVLDGDFSISKRIMLDVRVNRGGDPIFEITILNDAVITKDALARIIDIETYVNEEYLTTYKADGLIVSTPTGATGYSMAAGGPLIYPSLMNLIVTPICPHTLTNRPIILPESVVIRAVLKSEDEKVILTLDGQVGFPLEYADEVTVKKSSHVVHLVKSSSRGYFEILRTKLKWGER from the coding sequence ATGAAGACGATCCATGTCGTTTGTAAACGCGAGAAGAAGGATGCGCTGGACATCGCCGGTGAGATCGTGAGACGTTTTGGTGACCGGAGCAATATCGTGATCGAGGAAGAGGCGGCCGCCCAGATGGGGTATGGCGCGACCTTCGAGATGGAGCACGTGGGTGAAGGGGCCGATTTCATCGTGGTCCTCGGTGGTGATGGGACCCTTCTTTCCGTTTCACGCCATGGCAAGGGTTCCGAGGTTCCCATCATAGGGGTCAATCTCGGGAGCCTCGGTTTTCTTACGGAGACGTCCACGGAAGAGTTCGCGACCACCCTCACCAAGGTCCTGGACGGAGATTTCAGCATTTCGAAGAGGATCATGCTCGATGTGAGGGTCAACCGGGGGGGCGACCCTATCTTCGAGATCACCATCCTTAACGATGCCGTCATCACCAAGGACGCCCTGGCCAGGATCATCGATATTGAGACGTACGTAAACGAGGAGTACCTCACGACGTACAAGGCTGACGGCCTCATCGTGTCGACGCCGACGGGAGCGACGGGTTACTCCATGGCTGCCGGGGGACCTCTCATCTATCCATCGCTGATGAACCTCATCGTCACCCCCATCTGCCCCCATACATTGACCAACCGGCCCATAATCCTGCCAGAATCCGTCGTGATACGGGCGGTCCTGAAGTCGGAGGATGAAAAGGTCATCTTGACCCTTGACGGGCAGGTCGGTTTCCCGCTTGAATACGCGGACGAGGTGACGGTGAAGAAGTCGAGTCATGTGGTGCACCTCGTGAAGTCCTCCTCGCGCGGCTATTTCGAAATATTGAGAACGAAGCTGAAATGGGGTGAACGCTAG
- a CDS encoding N-acetyltransferase, whose amino-acid sequence MIRKARIEDVKKIHQLINQSASRGEMLPRSLGELYDNLRDYFVHVHDDVVTGTGGLHICWENLAEIRSLCVGEAARGRGVGRALVDACVEEAKTYDIHKLFLLTYQVEFFQKCGFVVTDKKIFPQKIWSDCIKCAKFPECDETAMIREI is encoded by the coding sequence ATGATCAGAAAAGCAAGAATTGAGGATGTGAAGAAGATACACCAGTTGATCAATCAATCCGCGTCACGGGGCGAGATGCTGCCGAGGTCCCTCGGAGAGCTCTACGACAACCTGCGGGACTATTTTGTCCATGTTCATGACGATGTCGTCACGGGAACAGGCGGCCTGCACATCTGCTGGGAGAACCTCGCCGAGATCCGTTCACTATGCGTGGGCGAAGCCGCCCGCGGAAGGGGTGTGGGAAGGGCCCTCGTCGACGCCTGCGTGGAAGAGGCGAAGACCTATGACATACATAAGCTCTTTCTTCTTACCTACCAGGTGGAATTTTTCCAGAAATGCGGTTTTGTCGTCACCGACAAGAAGATCTTCCCCCAGAAGATCTGGTCCGATTGCATCAAATGCGCGAAATTCCCTGAGTGCGACGAAACGGCGATGATAAGGGAAATATGA
- a CDS encoding DNA repair protein RecN produces the protein MLTYLGVKGFAIIDELRIEFGEGFNVITGETGAGKSIVINALATLMNAKSAPDAVRSSSAQAEVVGHFMSGEEEYILKRVIGNSGRSRAFLNDEPITLARMEALGAALVSVYGQNEFQHLLEKDKYTGIVDRLLGLEQERERLSEKVEELRKINAELTARKREAEGKDREMELLEFQALEIEKKNIGENEEETLKERLKVLKGAERIGKVCEEMTEGLQGSEQSAQALLKRYSAMLRALGPIEAVEALRKRVEGVSYEIEDLLLDIRGMERTLLFDEEEMMRVEDRLSEIFRLKDKYGNSREEIEAFSRRAKERLIYLRGLTDGIDALEKERERLAAEVEEMSSRLSERRRKGAPGIARTIVQELGFLSMKGLQFQVLVTDKGYVERDGRDDIELLISTNPGEPLKPLRKIASGGELSRIMLAIKKVIGGEEEKALIFDEVDAGIGGRVADMVGRRLKDLSGTHQVLCITHLPQIAAYGDRHFLVEKQVKDGRTTTAIHELAAEERVQELARMLGGATITDITIKRAREMLQS, from the coding sequence ATGCTGACCTATCTGGGCGTCAAGGGCTTTGCCATCATAGACGAGCTCAGGATCGAGTTTGGGGAGGGGTTCAACGTCATAACGGGCGAGACGGGCGCGGGCAAGTCCATAGTCATCAACGCGCTGGCCACGCTCATGAACGCGAAGTCCGCCCCCGACGCCGTCAGGTCCAGCTCCGCTCAGGCCGAGGTGGTTGGGCACTTCATGAGCGGCGAGGAAGAATACATCTTGAAAAGGGTCATCGGGAATTCCGGCAGGTCGCGGGCGTTCCTGAACGATGAGCCCATCACACTCGCGCGGATGGAGGCGCTGGGGGCCGCGCTCGTAAGCGTCTACGGTCAGAACGAGTTCCAGCACCTCCTGGAGAAGGACAAGTACACGGGGATCGTGGACAGGCTTCTCGGCCTTGAGCAGGAAAGGGAGAGACTTTCCGAGAAGGTGGAGGAGCTGAGGAAGATAAATGCCGAACTCACCGCGAGGAAGAGGGAGGCCGAGGGAAAAGACAGGGAAATGGAACTTCTCGAGTTCCAGGCGCTGGAGATAGAGAAGAAGAATATCGGTGAGAACGAGGAAGAGACCCTTAAAGAGCGTCTCAAGGTGCTCAAGGGGGCCGAAAGGATCGGGAAGGTCTGCGAAGAGATGACGGAGGGCCTTCAGGGGTCCGAACAATCGGCCCAGGCCCTTCTGAAGAGATACTCCGCGATGCTCAGGGCCCTCGGCCCCATCGAGGCAGTGGAGGCGTTGAGGAAGAGAGTGGAAGGCGTATCCTACGAGATCGAGGACCTTCTCCTGGATATACGAGGAATGGAGAGAACGCTCCTCTTCGACGAAGAGGAGATGATGCGTGTCGAGGACCGGCTCTCGGAGATATTCAGGCTCAAGGACAAGTACGGCAACAGCCGTGAGGAGATAGAGGCGTTCAGCCGGAGGGCGAAGGAGAGGCTCATCTACCTCAGGGGGCTGACGGACGGGATCGACGCCCTTGAGAAGGAGAGGGAGCGCCTCGCGGCGGAGGTGGAGGAGATGTCGTCGAGGCTTTCGGAGAGGCGCAGGAAAGGGGCGCCCGGGATCGCCAGGACGATCGTCCAGGAGTTGGGCTTCCTGTCCATGAAAGGGCTTCAATTCCAGGTGCTCGTAACCGACAAAGGCTACGTCGAGCGGGATGGACGCGACGATATCGAGCTTCTCATATCGACGAACCCCGGCGAACCCCTGAAACCCCTGAGAAAGATAGCCTCCGGGGGTGAGCTGTCGAGGATCATGCTTGCCATAAAGAAGGTGATCGGGGGGGAGGAAGAGAAGGCCCTCATCTTCGATGAGGTGGACGCCGGCATAGGCGGGCGGGTGGCTGACATGGTCGGACGCAGGCTCAAGGACCTCTCCGGCACGCACCAGGTCCTGTGCATAACGCACCTTCCCCAGATCGCCGCCTACGGAGACAGGCATTTTCTGGTGGAGAAACAGGTAAAGGACGGTCGAACCACAACGGCCATTCATGAACTCGCGGCCGAGGAACGGGTGCAGGAGCTCGCTCGAATGCTGGGTGGGGCAACCATAACAGACATAACCATAAAGAGAGCCCGGGAGATGCTGCAATCATGA